In Solanum lycopersicum chromosome 5, SLM_r2.1, the following are encoded in one genomic region:
- the LOC138348777 gene encoding uncharacterized protein, translating to MAMNRTSASGGQDPNHAPASGNPIRGRGRGRARGRGRGRIAAPVGGQVPIATQGHDRAVPPDADVLHGDVQDRVEGDGPAQAPTSTIVPAVLQDTLARMLGILEGMAQAGALPVTSDGSQTPFQMTGSAKQWWRDYISSRPAGSHPLSWTEFTQIFLSKFVPRSERERKRAEFEGVSQVAASGVPFQKVVDAAKSQGYLGRGYHPQSSRPIHAAIPVSEAGYAGHNSSSSVHTSQGSSSRPVVRGGHSGHSGSSHQSASHRGCFECGDMGHFVRDCPRTRRGGLHQGRGGSPSGRGGGRGGPQSDGSRSHCYAFPGRPEAEASDAVITDLKVLEMIDFDVILGMDWLSSYHEILNCHAKTITLAMPGIPIVEWRGTLCHPSKGVISFLKARQLVQRGCLAYLAHIRDTSIETPMLESIPGVSEFSEVFPTDLPGLPPDRDIDFCIDVEPVSKEGIMVDPKKIEVVRDWVRPASVTEIRIFLGLAGKANVVADALSRKAVSMGSLAMLQVGERPLARDVQSLANSFVRLDISESGKQVKYEHQKPGGVTQRMPIPEWKWERIAMDFVVGLPCTLGKFDAIWVIVDRLTKSAHFVPVQTTYNSEKRSWVLGWILVQLSTLRLIGQSERTIQVLEDMLRECVIDFGGHWDQFLPLAEFAYNNSYHSSIEMAPFEALYDLLRESLDKVKLIQDRLLMAQSRQKSYADRKVRDLEFVVGERVLLKVSPMKGVMRFGKKGKLSPRQIRKLRSKEIASVKVQWKHRPVEEATWETEADMRSKYPHLFERSG from the exons ATGGCGATGAATCGTACGtcggcaagtggtggtcaggATCCTAATCATGCGCCTGCTTCTGGGAACCCTATTCGAGGTAGAGGTAGGGGACGAGCTCGAGGTCGGGGTAGGGGCCGTATTGCAGCACCTGTGGGTGGTCAAGTACCAATAGCTACCCAGGGTCATGATAGGGCCGTACCTCCTGATGCAGATGTTCttcatggggatgtgcaagatcgtgtcgagggggatgggccaGCTCAGGCTCCAACTAGTACTATTGTTCCCGCAGTGCTTCAAGATACCCTGGCTCGtatgttaggaatcctagaggggatggcccaggcaggagctttgcctgtcacttctgatggctcacagaccc cgtttcagatgactggctctgctaagcagtggtggagggattatattagtagtaggccagcTGGATCTCATCCACTATCCTGGACTGAGTTTACTCAGatatttctatccaaatttgttccacgcagtgagagggagcgcaagagggccgagtttgagg gagtttctcaggttgctgcttctggtgttccattccagaaagtggtagatgctgctAA GAGTCAGGGTTACTTGGGCAGAGGTTATCACCCTCAGTccagcagacccattcatgctgcCATACCAGTGTCTGAGGCTGGTTACGCTGGGCATAACTCTTCGAGCTCGGTACATACTTCgcagggttcatcttctagacctgtAGTTCGTGGAGGGCATTCTGGTCATTCCGGTTCCTCTCATCAGTCGGCGTCTCATAGGGGTTGctttgagtgtggtgatatgggacactttgtgagagactgccctaggaccagacgtggtggcttacatcagg gtagaggtggttctccttctggtcgaggtggtggtcgtggaggtCCACAATCTGATGGAAGTCGttctcactgttatgcttttccaggtaggccagaggctgaagcctcagatgctgttatcacag ATCTAAAGGTCTTAgaaatgatagattttgatgtgattcttggtatggattggttatcttcttaccacgaaattttaaattgtcatgccaagaccatcactttagctatgcctggaattcctatagtagaatggagaggtaCTCTTTGTCATccttctaagggtgtgatatcattccttaaggctcgtcagttggtacagagaggatgtttggcttacttggcccatattcgagatactagtattgagactcctatgcttgagtctattccaggGGTAAGTGAATTTTCAGAGGTATTCCCGACCGATTTGCcaggtcttccaccagatcgtgatattgatttttgtatcgatgtggagccag tgtccaaggagggtatcatggtggatcctaagaagattgaggtggttagagattgggtcagacctGCTTCAGTTACTGAGATACGGATTTTCTTGGgccttgcag gcaaagcaaatgttgtagcagatgccttgagtcggaaggcggtaagtatgggtagcCTAGCCATGTTACAGGTTGGCGAGCGTCCCTTAgctagggatgtccaatccctggccaatagctttgtgagacttgatatttcagaatctggtaag caagtgaagtatgaacaccaaaagcctggaGGTGTGACACAGAGGATGCCtatacctgagtggaagtgggagcgtattgctatggactttgtggtaggattGCCATGTActttgggtaagtttgatgctatatgggtcattgtggatcgactgactaagtctgcacactttgtaccagttcagacGACCTATAattcagagaa AAGGAGTTGGGTACTcgggtggatcttagtacagctttccaccctcagactgattggtcagtctgagcggactattcaggttcttgaggacatgttgcgggaatgtgtgattgactttggtggtcacTGGGATCAATTCTTGCCATTagcggagtttgcttacaataatagttatcattcgagcattgagatggcaccatttgaggctttgtatg atttgttgagggagtccttggacaaggtcaagttgatccaagatagacttctcatggctcagaGTAGGCAAAAGAGTTACGCAGATAGGAAGGTTCGTGATTTGGAGTTTGTGGTTGGAGAGAGGGTTTtacttaaggtttcacccatgaagggtgtgatgagatttggaaagaagggcaagttgagtccaag gcaaattcggaagctaaggtccaaagagattgcttcagtaaaggttcagtggaagcatcgtccagtgGAGGAGGCTACGTGGGAGACAGAGGcagacatgaggagtaaatatcctcatctttttgagcgTTCAGGTTAG